A genome region from Maridesulfovibrio salexigens DSM 2638 includes the following:
- a CDS encoding RNA methyltransferase, which produces MLDNLSIVLFGTKFPENVGSSARAMTNMGCENLTLVRPASWDMEKARPLATVKGRDIVEKALIADELSEALKDQTRVYGTTARTGGWRKGVMTPSTAAPLIVEQLRAGEKVAVVFGPEDRGLTNDETQLCSRLINIPTSHENSSLNLSQAVLIILYECFKNALDKPFTPAGPPEERPTSFEEQEILASNLQETLLAIDFLKADNPDYWMMPVRRFMSKIDIKRNEFNLLMGICRQIKWIAGQAGKK; this is translated from the coding sequence ATGCTGGACAACTTAAGCATTGTACTTTTCGGTACTAAATTTCCTGAAAACGTCGGTTCATCTGCCAGAGCAATGACCAATATGGGTTGCGAAAACCTGACCCTGGTGCGCCCTGCATCATGGGACATGGAAAAAGCACGGCCATTAGCAACAGTCAAAGGTCGTGATATTGTTGAGAAAGCACTTATTGCTGATGAACTTTCCGAAGCCCTGAAGGACCAGACCAGAGTTTATGGAACAACTGCCCGCACCGGAGGATGGCGCAAGGGAGTAATGACTCCATCAACCGCAGCTCCGTTAATCGTGGAACAACTCAGGGCCGGGGAAAAAGTCGCCGTAGTTTTTGGACCGGAAGACAGAGGGCTGACCAATGATGAAACCCAGCTCTGCTCAAGACTGATCAACATCCCTACCAGTCATGAAAACAGCTCCCTGAACCTTTCTCAGGCTGTACTCATTATATTATACGAATGCTTTAAGAATGCTCTGGATAAGCCTTTCACCCCGGCAGGTCCTCCTGAGGAGCGTCCCACCTCTTTCGAAGAACAGGAAATCCTTGCCTCCAACCTGCAGGAAACCCTGCTTGCGATCGATTTCCTGAAAGCGGACAACCCGGACTACTGGATGATGCCGGTAAGACGCTTCATGTCCAAAATAGACATCAAACGTAACGAATTTAACCTGCTCATGGGAATATGCCGTCAGATCAAATGGATAGCAGGACAGGCAGGCAAAAAATAA